In one Rhodohalobacter sp. 614A genomic region, the following are encoded:
- a CDS encoding PID-CTERM protein-sorting domain-containing protein has product KPSQTPIDGGLALLAAAGGAYAIKKLKQRKD; this is encoded by the coding sequence AAACCCAGCCAAACCCCCATTGACGGCGGACTCGCCCTGCTGGCCGCCGCCGGCGGTGCCTATGCCATCAAAAAATTAAAGCAAAGGAAAGATTAA